A window of the Bacteroides thetaiotaomicron VPI-5482 genome harbors these coding sequences:
- a CDS encoding DUF4476 domain-containing protein, which produces MKNIHIILFFTLWVILGSCSTYYVSNKQVMEVQQGMSRQNVEKILGKPDYRRFDGGGEEWEYHRISSVLYGNSIKIIVYFADGRVTGMDTFNGDEILLPPPPVVMSPSVVVTNTDPVRPPRYEESPRRRTLMMRDEFDRFLSDFRMVIMSDEQIKYIDDVLLDCNFTSAQCGKIIDQISGSDAQMTVMKRMYPQIVDKENFASVVNKLFSSFDRDKMKEYIQAYHGDQRPGDVGYVRPRAMSSADFDRFFNEYRGKSFESDRTRMLDEVVPPSGFTCAQCRKLVDMCTFQTDKKNMIKKLYPKIADKKNFSILTDVFTFEMDKREMREFAESYDSGRN; this is translated from the coding sequence ATGAAAAATATACATATAATCCTGTTTTTCACGTTGTGGGTAATACTCGGTAGCTGTTCTACTTATTACGTATCCAACAAGCAAGTGATGGAGGTTCAGCAGGGAATGTCCCGGCAGAATGTAGAAAAAATCTTGGGTAAACCGGATTACAGACGTTTTGACGGAGGTGGCGAGGAATGGGAGTACCACCGGATTTCTTCAGTGCTTTACGGCAACTCGATCAAGATTATTGTATATTTTGCAGATGGAAGAGTTACGGGTATGGATACCTTTAATGGTGATGAAATACTTCTTCCGCCGCCTCCGGTTGTGATGTCTCCTTCCGTTGTTGTAACCAATACGGATCCGGTTCGTCCGCCACGCTATGAAGAAAGTCCCCGTCGCAGAACACTTATGATGCGTGATGAGTTTGATCGTTTTCTTAGTGATTTCCGGATGGTGATCATGTCTGATGAGCAGATTAAATATATAGATGACGTTTTGTTGGATTGCAATTTTACTTCTGCCCAATGCGGAAAGATCATTGATCAGATAAGTGGTTCGGATGCCCAGATGACTGTGATGAAACGTATGTATCCGCAAATTGTGGATAAAGAAAATTTTGCTTCGGTCGTCAATAAGCTCTTTTCGTCTTTTGACCGTGACAAGATGAAGGAATATATCCAGGCTTACCACGGTGACCAACGACCGGGAGACGTAGGATATGTACGGCCCAGAGCTATGAGTTCAGCCGATTTTGACCGTTTCTTCAATGAATATAGAGGTAAATCTTTTGAGTCTGACCGTACCAGGATGCTGGATGAAGTTGTACCTCCTTCGGGATTCACTTGTGCCCAATGCCGTAAATTGGTGGATATGTGTACTTTTCAGACAGATAAAAAGAATATGATAAAGAAACTTTATCCGAAAATCGCAGATAAGAAGAACTTCTCCATACTGACGGATGTTTTCACTTTTGAGATGGACAAAAGAGAGATGAGGGAGTTTGCGGAATCTTACGATAGCGGACGTAACTAA
- a CDS encoding DUF4476 domain-containing protein — MRKIIISFCILLAALSLKAQPVSGIRIDGGDTPILVYFGGRQMCYPTTTCFVANLKPGNYTIEVYASRPTRPGERVWKGERLYNDRVYFNGNEVKDIIVEERGDIRPGRPGRPGTGQGGHRPDYNRYDRVMNDQLFKKFFDSVKNEPFEKDRMGLITTALANSDFTSEQCLQLVKFYTFDNERLKIMKMMYPNIVDKEAFFTVIGTLTFSSNKTKMNDFIKEYEGR, encoded by the coding sequence ATGCGTAAGATAATAATAAGTTTCTGTATTTTGCTCGCTGCCCTTTCTTTAAAAGCGCAGCCTGTCAGCGGAATCCGGATTGATGGCGGAGATACTCCGATTCTTGTTTATTTTGGCGGAAGGCAGATGTGTTATCCTACTACTACTTGTTTCGTTGCCAATCTGAAACCGGGAAATTATACCATTGAAGTGTACGCTTCCCGCCCGACTCGCCCGGGAGAACGTGTATGGAAAGGAGAACGGTTGTATAATGACCGCGTTTACTTTAACGGAAACGAAGTAAAAGATATCATTGTAGAAGAACGTGGAGATATCCGTCCGGGCAGACCCGGAAGACCGGGAACCGGTCAGGGTGGACACCGTCCGGACTATAACCGCTACGATAGAGTGATGAATGACCAACTTTTCAAGAAGTTCTTTGATAGTGTGAAGAATGAGCCTTTTGAAAAAGATCGTATGGGGTTGATTACAACTGCATTGGCGAACTCTGATTTTACATCGGAGCAGTGTCTTCAACTGGTGAAATTCTATACCTTTGATAATGAACGGCTGAAGATTATGAAAATGATGTATCCCAATATTGTAGATAAAGAGGCTTTCTTTACAGTGATCGGTACTCTTACATTCTCCAGTAACAAGACCAAAATGAACGATTTCATCAAGGAATACGAAGGACGCTGA
- a CDS encoding CvfB family protein, producing the protein MSIELGKFNQLEVVKEVDFGLYLDGGDEGEILLPTRYVPEDCKVGDMLNVFLYLDIDERLIATTLTPLVQVGQFACLEVSWVNQFGAFLNWGLMKDLFVPFSEQKMKMQVGRSYVVHAHVDEESYRIVASAKVERYLSKDMPDYAPGAEVDILIWQKTDLGFKAIIDNKYSGLLYENEIFRALETGMQMKAFVKQVREDGKVDLILQKPGFEKVDDFSKTLLEYIREHGGRINLNDKSPAEDIYDTFGVSKKTFKKGVGDLYKKRLISLHETGITLAES; encoded by the coding sequence ATGAGTATCGAATTAGGAAAATTCAACCAACTCGAAGTGGTAAAGGAAGTCGATTTCGGTTTGTATCTCGACGGAGGAGATGAAGGTGAAATCCTGCTGCCCACCCGTTATGTACCCGAAGACTGTAAGGTAGGGGATATGTTGAATGTATTTCTTTATCTGGATATTGACGAAAGACTGATTGCCACGACACTGACTCCGTTGGTGCAGGTAGGGCAGTTCGCCTGTCTCGAAGTCTCTTGGGTGAACCAGTTCGGGGCATTCCTCAACTGGGGATTGATGAAAGACTTATTTGTACCTTTCAGTGAGCAGAAGATGAAAATGCAGGTGGGAAGATCCTACGTGGTCCATGCTCATGTGGATGAGGAAAGTTATCGTATTGTAGCTTCGGCGAAGGTAGAACGTTACCTGTCGAAAGATATGCCCGATTATGCTCCGGGTGCGGAAGTGGATATTCTGATCTGGCAGAAGACGGACTTGGGTTTCAAAGCGATTATAGACAATAAGTATAGCGGATTGCTGTATGAAAATGAAATATTCCGTGCATTGGAGACCGGTATGCAGATGAAGGCGTTTGTGAAACAGGTACGCGAAGATGGTAAGGTGGACCTGATACTTCAGAAACCGGGATTTGAGAAAGTCGATGATTTCTCGAAGACACTGTTGGAGTATATTCGGGAACATGGCGGACGGATCAATCTGAACGATAAAAGTCCTGCGGAAGATATTTACGATACCTTTGGTGTCAGCAAGAAAACTTTTAAGAAAGGTGTAGGTGACTTGTATAAGAAACGATTGATTTCTTTGCATGAGACCGGCATCACTTTGGCAGAATCCTAA
- a CDS encoding WG repeat-containing protein produces MAKSGLENIIITTAYPFIKEAAVVWVQNSILSDNYSCCREKCGLINDKGEFIIPPIYDNIKYNGGANIAVNIGFEEHESYEESGKWGVIDLNNNILIPLKYSEIYLWENGLYAVEFLKKWGVIDISEKIIIPFEYDWISWSDQYGWIQALLQGKYGSITIEGEIMIPFIYDEMLCCGDAQLIPVKHGNQAYYIDRNGHRVLL; encoded by the coding sequence ATGGCTAAATCGGGTTTAGAAAATATAATTATAACTACGGCATATCCCTTTATAAAAGAGGCTGCCGTAGTTTGGGTACAAAACTCCATTCTCTCTGATAATTACTCCTGCTGTCGTGAGAAATGCGGACTGATAAATGATAAGGGAGAGTTTATTATACCTCCGATATATGACAATATAAAATATAACGGAGGAGCAAATATAGCTGTCAATATTGGATTTGAAGAGCATGAATCATATGAAGAGTCTGGAAAATGGGGCGTGATCGACTTGAATAATAATATTCTGATCCCACTAAAATATTCGGAAATTTATCTGTGGGAGAATGGTCTGTATGCTGTAGAATTTCTAAAAAAATGGGGAGTTATTGATATATCCGAAAAGATAATTATTCCATTCGAATATGATTGGATTTCGTGGTCAGATCAATATGGATGGATTCAAGCTCTCCTTCAAGGGAAATATGGGAGCATTACCATTGAAGGAGAAATAATGATCCCATTTATATATGATGAAATGCTATGCTGTGGAGATGCCCAATTAATTCCGGTAAAACACGGGAATCAAGCTTATTATATAGATAGGAATGGACATAGAGTTCTACTATAG
- a CDS encoding WYL domain-containing protein encodes MAKGLFDRYIWLIDTIYRAGKITFEEINKRWLRTEMSNGEEIPLRTFHNHRKAIETMFDINIECNKRAGYYYYIENADDIDKDKIKKWLLNTFAINNLANESHRLKQRILFEDIPSGKQYLSSIIEAMLENRIIEITYQSYWKEEANTFTIEPFCVKVFKQRWYIIARSPYYDTIMIYALDRIQNLQVTDITFNYPSDFDPQSYFEFSFGIVVDEICNIDKIRIKVYGKKCQYIKALPLHHSQSEVETTKSYSIFEYLLKPTYDFCQELLSHGDEIEVLSPTSLKEQIKEIVKNMSRYYN; translated from the coding sequence ATGGCAAAAGGCTTATTTGACAGATATATTTGGTTGATAGACACAATTTATCGTGCTGGAAAAATTACATTTGAAGAAATTAATAAGCGCTGGTTACGCACCGAAATGAGTAACGGAGAAGAAATACCATTACGAACATTCCATAACCACCGGAAAGCGATTGAAACAATGTTTGATATCAATATTGAATGTAACAAACGAGCTGGTTACTATTATTACATAGAAAATGCCGATGATATCGATAAAGACAAGATAAAAAAATGGTTACTTAACACCTTTGCCATAAATAACTTAGCTAACGAAAGCCATCGTCTTAAGCAAAGAATCTTGTTTGAGGATATCCCCTCCGGAAAACAATATTTATCCTCAATTATTGAAGCAATGCTGGAAAACCGGATTATTGAGATTACTTATCAGAGTTATTGGAAAGAAGAAGCTAATACATTTACAATTGAACCATTCTGTGTGAAAGTGTTCAAACAACGCTGGTATATCATAGCCCGCAGTCCTTATTATGATACTATAATGATTTATGCGCTCGATCGTATTCAGAACTTACAAGTTACGGATATAACGTTTAATTATCCATCAGATTTTGATCCACAAAGTTATTTTGAGTTTAGTTTCGGTATTGTCGTAGATGAAATTTGTAACATTGATAAAATCCGAATTAAAGTATATGGCAAAAAATGTCAATATATTAAAGCTTTGCCCTTGCATCACTCGCAAAGTGAAGTTGAAACGACCAAAAGCTATTCCATTTTTGAGTATTTATTAAAGCCGACCTATGATTTTTGCCAAGAACTATTATCGCATGGTGATGAAATAGAGGTATTGTCTCCAACATCACTCAAAGAACAAATTAAAGAGATTGTAAAAAACATGAGTAGATACTATAATTGA
- a CDS encoding malate dehydrogenase → MEFLTNEKLTIVGAAGMIGSNMAQTAMMMKLTPNICLYDPFAPALEGVAEELYHCGFEGVNLTYTSDIKEALTGASYIVSSGGAARKAGMTREDLLKGNAEIAAQFGKDVRQYCPNVKHIVVIFNPADITGLITLLYSGLKPSQVSTLAALDSTRLQNELVKYFHIPASDIQNCRTYGGHGEQMAVFASTTKVKGEPLTDFIGTTRLPLTEWEALKVRVIQGGKHIIDLRGRSSFQSPAYLSIEMIAAAMGGQPFRWPAGTYVSNGKFDHIMMAMETSITKDGVTYKEVAGSPSEQEELEKSYEHLCKLRDEVIEMGIIPAIKDWHSLNPNID, encoded by the coding sequence ATGGAATTTTTAACCAACGAGAAACTTACGATTGTAGGAGCAGCCGGAATGATCGGCTCCAATATGGCTCAAACAGCTATGATGATGAAACTCACTCCGAATATTTGTCTATATGATCCTTTTGCTCCCGCTCTGGAAGGCGTGGCAGAAGAATTATATCACTGCGGTTTCGAAGGCGTGAATCTGACTTATACTTCCGATATCAAAGAAGCATTGACAGGAGCCTCTTATATCGTATCTTCCGGTGGTGCAGCCCGCAAAGCAGGCATGACCCGTGAAGACTTGTTGAAAGGAAATGCTGAAATTGCCGCTCAGTTCGGTAAAGATGTCCGCCAATACTGTCCGAATGTAAAACATATCGTTGTCATCTTTAACCCTGCTGATATCACAGGATTGATCACACTGCTATATTCCGGTCTGAAACCATCCCAGGTTTCTACACTGGCAGCACTGGACAGCACCCGTCTGCAGAATGAACTGGTGAAATATTTCCATATTCCCGCTTCCGACATTCAAAACTGCCGTACGTATGGCGGACATGGAGAACAGATGGCCGTATTCGCCTCAACTACCAAAGTAAAAGGCGAACCGCTGACTGATTTCATCGGAACTACCCGTCTTCCGCTGACAGAATGGGAAGCATTAAAAGTACGTGTCATACAGGGTGGCAAACATATCATCGATCTTCGTGGCCGTTCTTCTTTCCAAAGCCCGGCTTATCTTTCTATCGAAATGATCGCTGCCGCAATGGGTGGACAACCGTTCCGCTGGCCTGCCGGTACTTATGTTTCCAATGGTAAGTTCGACCACATCATGATGGCTATGGAAACTTCCATTACGAAAGATGGCGTTACTTACAAAGAAGTGGCCGGATCTCCTTCCGAACAGGAAGAACTGGAAAAGAGCTACGAACATCTGTGCAAACTTCGCGATGAAGTGATTGAAATGGGGATCATCCCGGCAATCAAAGACTGGCATTCTCTGAATCCCAATATTGACTAA
- a CDS encoding Fur family transcriptional regulator: MEEKVYLDKLAKRDIKPTAIRLLILKSMMEAGRAVSQLDLETLLDTVDKSTISRTITLFLSHHLIHSIDDGSGSWKYAVCDDSCNCVLKDLHSHFYCEKCHRTFCLEKIHIPVIDLPKGFTLHSVNYVVKGVCAECSKV, from the coding sequence ATGGAAGAAAAAGTTTATCTGGATAAGTTGGCAAAAAGAGACATCAAGCCGACGGCTATCAGACTTCTCATATTGAAAAGTATGATGGAAGCGGGGCGTGCCGTGTCTCAGCTTGATCTTGAAACGTTGCTGGATACGGTTGATAAATCGACTATATCCCGTACAATCACGCTTTTTTTGTCTCATCATCTGATACATAGCATAGACGACGGAAGCGGTTCGTGGAAGTATGCCGTTTGCGATGATTCCTGCAACTGTGTCCTGAAAGACTTGCATTCACATTTTTATTGCGAGAAATGCCATCGGACATTTTGTTTGGAAAAGATTCATATTCCGGTTATCGACTTACCGAAAGGATTCACTTTGCATAGTGTGAATTATGTAGTAAAGGGAGTGTGTGCGGAGTGCTCAAAAGTGTAG
- a CDS encoding heavy metal translocating P-type ATPase has product MGHCSCCAHTHECAPEKHIEKKESIFAEYWKVGLSFILLISGIIMNALELPFFREGYFSLIWYVVAYLPVGLPVMKEAWESMKDKDYFSEFTLMFVATLGAFYIGEYPEGVAVMLFYSVGELFQEKAVDKAKRNIGALLDVRPEEAAVVRDERVVIENPQSVKVGETIEIKTGGRVPLDGMMLNEVAAFNTAALTGESVPRSIRMGEEVLAGMIVTDKVIRIKVIRPFDKSALARILELVQNASERKAPAELFIRKFARVYTPIVIGLAVLIVLLPFIYSLITPQFLFTFNDWLYRALVFLVISCPCALVVSIPLGYFGGIGAASRLGILFKGGNYLDAVTKINTVVFDKTGTLTKGTFEVQFCNCESGVSEEELIRMIASVESSSTHPIAKAVVNYAGQRDIELSSVTDSKEYAGLGLEAAVNGIQVLAGNGRLLSKFQIEYPPELLSITDTIVVCAIGNKYAGYLLLSDSLKEDAKIAIQNLKALGIQNIQILSGDKQSIVSNFAEKLGISEAYGDLLPDGKVKHLEELRQHTENQVAFVGDGMNDAPVLALSNVGIAMGGLGSDAAIETADVVIQTDQPSKVAEAIKVGKLTRRIVWQNISLAFGVKLLVLILGAGGLATLWEAVFADVGVALIAIMNAVRIQKMIK; this is encoded by the coding sequence ATGGGACATTGTAGTTGTTGCGCACATACACACGAATGTGCACCCGAAAAACATATTGAAAAGAAAGAATCAATATTCGCTGAATATTGGAAAGTGGGACTTTCATTTATCCTGTTGATAAGTGGAATCATCATGAACGCTCTGGAGTTACCTTTCTTCCGTGAAGGATATTTCTCTCTGATATGGTATGTCGTGGCTTATCTTCCGGTCGGCCTGCCCGTTATGAAAGAGGCTTGGGAGAGTATGAAGGATAAGGACTATTTCAGTGAGTTTACGCTGATGTTTGTAGCTACGCTTGGAGCGTTTTATATCGGTGAATATCCGGAGGGAGTAGCGGTGATGTTGTTTTACTCCGTCGGAGAACTGTTTCAGGAGAAGGCTGTTGATAAGGCGAAGCGTAATATCGGAGCTCTGCTGGATGTCCGTCCGGAAGAAGCGGCAGTAGTCAGAGATGAACGTGTCGTTATTGAGAATCCTCAAAGCGTAAAAGTAGGAGAAACAATTGAAATAAAGACAGGAGGAAGAGTTCCTTTGGATGGAATGATGCTCAATGAGGTAGCTGCTTTCAATACGGCAGCATTGACAGGCGAGAGTGTCCCCCGAAGTATCCGGATGGGTGAGGAAGTACTTGCCGGAATGATTGTTACCGATAAAGTAATCCGTATCAAGGTGATCAGACCTTTTGATAAAAGTGCTCTTGCCCGTATTCTGGAACTTGTTCAGAATGCCTCCGAACGCAAAGCACCGGCAGAACTGTTTATCCGTAAATTTGCCCGTGTTTATACTCCGATTGTGATAGGGCTGGCGGTTCTGATTGTTTTATTGCCGTTTATTTATTCCTTGATCACTCCCCAGTTCTTATTTACTTTTAATGACTGGCTATACAGGGCTTTGGTCTTTCTTGTGATTTCATGCCCGTGCGCTTTGGTGGTCAGTATTCCGTTAGGATACTTCGGAGGCATCGGGGCAGCTTCCCGGTTGGGAATTTTATTTAAAGGTGGAAATTATCTGGATGCTGTTACGAAGATTAATACAGTCGTGTTTGATAAGACGGGAACCCTTACCAAAGGTACGTTTGAAGTACAGTTTTGTAACTGTGAATCCGGTGTATCCGAAGAAGAATTAATCCGGATGATAGCCTCGGTAGAAAGCAGCAGTACACACCCCATTGCTAAGGCTGTGGTGAATTATGCCGGACAGCGGGATATCGAGCTTTCCTCTGTAACCGACAGTAAGGAGTATGCAGGTCTCGGACTGGAAGCTGCCGTAAATGGAATTCAGGTTTTGGCAGGTAATGGGCGTTTGCTTTCAAAATTTCAGATAGAATATCCGCCCGAACTTCTTTCCATTACAGATACGATCGTTGTCTGTGCGATAGGAAACAAGTATGCCGGTTATCTGCTATTATCCGACAGTCTGAAAGAGGATGCAAAGATCGCCATTCAGAACCTGAAAGCATTGGGAATTCAAAACATTCAGATATTATCCGGTGATAAACAAAGTATTGTTAGTAACTTTGCAGAGAAGCTGGGTATTTCGGAAGCCTATGGTGATCTGCTCCCCGATGGGAAAGTGAAGCATTTGGAAGAATTGCGCCAACATACGGAGAACCAGGTTGCCTTTGTGGGCGACGGCATGAATGATGCTCCGGTACTGGCTTTAAGTAATGTAGGTATTGCCATGGGCGGACTAGGCAGTGATGCGGCTATTGAAACGGCTGATGTGGTGATACAGACCGACCAGCCTTCCAAAGTGGCTGAAGCGATAAAGGTAGGAAAACTGACGCGAAGGATTGTATGGCAGAATATTTCACTGGCGTTTGGTGTGAAACTGCTGGTACTGATTTTGGGAGCCGGTGGACTGGCTACACTTTGGGAAGCTGTTTTCGCCGATGTTGGTGTAGCACTGATTGCTATCATGAATGCCGTAAGGATACAGAAAATGATAAAATAA
- a CDS encoding Fic family protein, which translates to MGISNIKQLYSKWKSLQPLKPEDLKRWNDKFKLEFNYNSNHLEGNTLTYGQTKLLLMFGETSGNASLKDYEEMKAHNVGLEMIKQEAQDKERPLTESFIRELNRTILVQDYWKNAKTPDGQDIRMQIKVGEYKSRPNSVLTATGEVFSYASPEETPAFMTSLVDWYNLEADKGILTPVELAALLHYRYIRIHPFEDGNGRIARLLVNFVLHRYGYPMIVIHSEDKSNYLNILHQCDVEAGLTPSDGANATLNDILPFVNYLSSCLIRSLTLAIKAAKGESIEEEGDFDKKIAMLQRRYSDKAIEKSSRSVEQARSAFFELAVYVEQKISGLQKLFDRTFITNTPTWNMARKINTPNPDEPIIQSHILYTKSKEYSFVEDIIRLSKKSQVDYFKLKYDAVTFHFNHCRYAGDNTFDFPFCIYIQYLSDGCEISCDITSDSVKLSYNPDVLAEEGKEYMDTACNELLKLLEEKMNDKSPEN; encoded by the coding sequence ATGGGAATAAGTAATATAAAACAATTATATAGCAAATGGAAATCGCTTCAGCCTCTTAAGCCTGAGGACCTGAAACGTTGGAATGATAAATTCAAGTTAGAGTTTAATTATAACTCTAACCACTTGGAAGGAAATACACTGACATACGGACAAACAAAACTATTATTAATGTTCGGTGAAACTTCGGGTAATGCCAGCTTGAAAGATTATGAAGAGATGAAAGCTCACAACGTAGGACTGGAAATGATAAAGCAAGAGGCGCAGGACAAAGAACGTCCGCTGACTGAAAGTTTTATTCGCGAGTTGAACCGTACCATCCTTGTGCAGGACTATTGGAAGAACGCCAAAACACCCGACGGACAAGACATCCGTATGCAGATAAAAGTAGGCGAATATAAATCACGCCCCAATTCCGTACTGACCGCAACAGGAGAAGTTTTCAGTTATGCTTCGCCCGAAGAAACTCCGGCATTTATGACGAGCTTGGTAGACTGGTACAACCTGGAAGCAGACAAAGGAATACTGACTCCTGTTGAATTGGCGGCGTTGCTTCATTACCGTTATATCCGCATTCATCCCTTCGAAGATGGCAACGGACGCATTGCCCGTTTATTAGTAAACTTTGTGCTGCACCGTTATGGATATCCGATGATCGTTATTCACTCCGAAGATAAATCCAACTATCTGAACATCCTCCATCAATGTGATGTAGAAGCAGGATTAACCCCTTCAGATGGTGCTAATGCCACTTTGAATGATATATTACCATTCGTCAACTATTTGAGCAGTTGCTTGATACGCAGTCTGACACTCGCAATCAAAGCCGCCAAGGGAGAAAGCATAGAGGAAGAAGGTGATTTCGATAAGAAAATAGCGATGTTACAGCGTAGATACTCAGATAAAGCTATCGAAAAAAGCAGTCGTTCCGTAGAACAGGCAAGAAGTGCTTTTTTTGAATTGGCCGTTTATGTGGAGCAAAAGATCAGTGGACTCCAAAAGCTATTTGACAGAACATTTATAACCAACACTCCCACTTGGAACATGGCTAGAAAAATAAATACACCCAATCCTGATGAGCCAATTATCCAGTCACACATTTTATATACTAAGTCAAAAGAGTATAGCTTTGTAGAGGATATCATACGTTTATCCAAGAAATCTCAGGTTGACTACTTTAAGCTAAAATATGATGCAGTAACTTTTCATTTTAATCATTGCCGATATGCAGGCGATAATACTTTTGATTTCCCATTCTGTATTTATATTCAATACTTATCAGATGGATGTGAAATAAGCTGTGACATCACATCCGATTCTGTGAAACTGTCTTATAATCCGGATGTTTTGGCTGAAGAAGGCAAAGAATACATGGATACTGCTTGCAACGAACTACTCAAACTACTTGAAGAAAAAATGAATGATAAGTCACCAGAAAACTAA
- a CDS encoding 4-hydroxy-3-methylbut-2-en-1-yl diphosphate synthase, which produces MDLFNYFRRETSEVNIGAVPLGGPNPIRIQSMTNTSTMDTEACVEQAKRIVDAGGEYVRLTTQGVKEAENLMNINIGLRSQGYMVPLVADVHFNPKVADVAAQYAEKVRINPGNYVDAARTFKKLEYTDEEYAQEIQKIHDRFVPFLNICKENHTAIRIGVNHGSLSDRIMSRYGDTPEGMVESCMEFLRICVAEHFTDVVISIKASNTVVMVKTVRLLVAVMEQEGMSFPLHLGVTEAGDGEDGRIKSALGIGALLCDGLGDTIRVSLSEAPEAEIPVARKLVDYVLLRQDHPYIPGMEAPEFNYLSPSRRKTRAVRNIGGEHLPVVIADRMDGKTEVNPQFTPDYIYAGRTLPEQREEGVEYILDADVWEGEAGTWPAFNHAQLPLMGECSAELKFLFMPYMAQTDEVIACLKVHPEVVVISQSNHPNRLGEHRALVHQLMTEGLENPVVFFQHYAEDEAEDLQIKSAVDMGALIFDGLCDGIFLFNQGSLSHAVVDATAFGILQAGRTRTSKTEYISCPGCGRTLYDLEKTIARIKAATSHLKGLKIGIMGCIVNGPGEMADADYGYVGAGRGKISLYKGKVCVEKNIPEEEAVERLLEFIRNDRKELEL; this is translated from the coding sequence ATGGATTTATTCAATTACTTTCGAAGAGAAACATCCGAAGTAAATATTGGGGCTGTACCTTTGGGCGGCCCCAATCCTATTCGTATCCAGTCGATGACGAACACGTCCACTATGGATACAGAAGCTTGTGTGGAACAAGCCAAACGCATCGTCGATGCCGGCGGCGAGTATGTACGACTGACCACGCAGGGTGTCAAGGAAGCGGAAAATCTGATGAATATCAATATCGGGCTACGAAGTCAGGGATATATGGTTCCGTTGGTGGCTGATGTGCATTTTAATCCGAAAGTGGCCGATGTAGCAGCTCAATATGCAGAAAAGGTACGGATCAATCCGGGCAATTATGTAGATGCAGCGCGTACTTTTAAGAAACTGGAATATACCGACGAGGAGTATGCGCAGGAGATACAGAAGATTCACGACCGTTTTGTGCCGTTTCTGAATATCTGTAAGGAGAATCATACGGCTATCCGCATCGGAGTCAATCACGGTTCCCTGTCCGACCGTATCATGTCCCGCTACGGAGACACTCCCGAAGGGATGGTGGAATCCTGTATGGAATTCCTGCGTATCTGTGTGGCGGAACATTTCACGGATGTGGTGATTTCGATCAAGGCTTCCAATACGGTGGTGATGGTGAAGACCGTCCGCTTGCTTGTTGCCGTGATGGAACAGGAGGGAATGTCATTTCCCCTGCATCTTGGAGTGACGGAGGCCGGAGACGGAGAAGACGGACGTATAAAATCTGCCTTGGGCATCGGTGCATTGCTTTGTGACGGATTGGGAGATACGATTCGTGTGTCGCTTAGTGAGGCTCCCGAAGCGGAAATTCCCGTAGCGCGCAAGCTGGTGGATTATGTTCTGTTGAGGCAGGATCATCCGTATATCCCGGGTATGGAGGCACCGGAATTTAATTATCTTTCTCCTTCGCGCCGCAAGACGCGGGCAGTGCGGAATATCGGGGGCGAACATCTCCCTGTCGTTATTGCCGACCGCATGGATGGGAAGACGGAAGTCAATCCGCAGTTTACTCCGGATTATATCTATGCCGGAAGAACGTTGCCCGAACAGCGGGAAGAAGGAGTGGAATATATCCTTGATGCCGATGTATGGGAAGGGGAGGCCGGAACATGGCCTGCTTTCAATCATGCGCAGTTGCCGTTGATGGGCGAGTGCAGTGCAGAACTGAAATTCCTGTTTATGCCTTACATGGCGCAAACGGATGAAGTGATTGCCTGTCTTAAGGTGCATCCCGAAGTTGTGGTTATTTCTCAGAGCAATCATCCGAATCGCCTGGGCGAGCACCGTGCATTGGTGCATCAACTTATGACGGAAGGTCTGGAGAATCCGGTTGTTTTCTTCCAGCATTATGCGGAGGACGAGGCGGAAGATTTGCAGATTAAGTCCGCCGTTGATATGGGAGCATTGATTTTTGACGGTTTATGTGACGGGATTTTCCTGTTCAATCAAGGAAGTCTGAGTCATGCGGTAGTAGATGCTACTGCCTTCGGTATCTTGCAGGCAGGACGCACCCGTACTTCTAAAACGGAATATATTTCTTGTCCGGGCTGCGGTCGTACGCTTTATGATCTGGAAAAGACAATTGCGCGTATCAAGGCGGCTACCTCACATCTGAAAGGCTTGAAAATCGGCATCATGGGATGTATCGTCAACGGTCCCGGTGAGATGGCGGATGCCGACTACGGCTATGTAGGTGCCGGACGCGGAAAAATCAGCCTTTATAAAGGTAAAGTTTGCGTAGAGAAAAACATACCCGAAGAAGAGGCGGTGGAACGGTTGCTGGAATTTATCCGCAATGATCGGAAAGAACTGGAACTTTAA